One genomic segment of Arachis duranensis cultivar V14167 chromosome 4, aradu.V14167.gnm2.J7QH, whole genome shotgun sequence includes these proteins:
- the LOC107484116 gene encoding uncharacterized protein LOC107484116 isoform X1: MIFMSSPFSHFSFLTQQKPRSRHVPFPPLFSKAAKVPNPPSATIPIPIVKDIKLSMGFYDKHNNAAGKLPDYGAIFLSNSTTKRECFKKGLFGLPSSAIHFVEQIKAGMILFLFEYEKRQLHGVFKAASDGGMNIVPNAFSSLRTQFPAQVKFIPIWHCKPLSQSVFKYAIIENYFSANKFNFGLSEKQVHELLHLFSMRRLEPEIPERLSSRMKYLKSESYPMGKSGRSVDCGMHIECVKDDGQGVGASMSPVMQHKFQGDSIQYYGEAEFRFNASGSAANKQGRPGEFSVDTSSGYIGNYTTSHDDFGYASHEKEHYMDMHCGPTLSSGYSRSLSDKIRVNGDGVSTTSRLSEELRQTGQRMSFSDDNPGLHHSSANSTDFYGKPELEHNSLIQNQLRPTSGTVQPIHQPFYNSRATRGGTVSKSTFLYDPDYTPRPSHLEHNSLAQNQFRPTSDKIQPVDSCATHGDVGSKRTFLYDPEYPDLNFSQSLSVRFNNGPNSILESALPSNCGMNSLSNQTRLMPTELNDMNRCHDVGYDFLNHGLYGRDRDCLPFNVARKADQIAAESVVYEGHNDIPSLNSSSSLVPPSDIGSDRVNEIFSLFQNRKSYLGDDVHPMSSRGNLDHEMTLEKNNESFIPDVPWASEGYFHVQYDDSLVNEYDTECYGDCQNRSFGYPKKKNSVFSRLTFMQDVNKIEKRNKASYEGYGMDTSVDQVMEMVHQSHHQWMLKRKATPLVKRNIAESLKDKTPFSSSRVKSDCSSKDKTPVISSRMKRDCSLKDKTQISPNIKKDCSERSTNDVSMDLTAAASGGNTNKTPVVDFKRRSKVRKFNDESEIKSSNESTNAENVVLELPKRRKLIRPNFNKNSTPDNRGIHLRMPQNVQAPFSHQSSNLNNVCQNGCDLVKMEDNLKTDAEGQKCIGSVDASTHAKGFVCGEGVRASDRTAAGSVQSECLENTQNLTASSASCKDQSCHIQKDLPTMDSIESYSEWQKYIGQPHSEDKSSHDKGLVCGEGLRARDGTAAGGDGSECLESIKNLKASLASCKDQSCHIQKGLPTMDSIESVFPQMESLHSISQDHHADMVILSADRRVNAEEVISQDGSSSYTFEIKDVSDCFQKSDDKNAPHESSYDINDSLHPICQEHHVGVVVSADGTNMEKEISKDGGSSFTIEDKNRSEFIQNSDHEKSPTETSSHVIEAYEVMDSVKSVSSNGEAQDPMCLDHHVDKMKCAGRGINTDKEIPKDGDPSLVIEAKDGSGSFLHTGNENGPIAATFHSKESLCMTESVHSVSLDAVHSTC; encoded by the exons ATGATCTTTATGAGTTCACCGTTCAGCCATTTTAGTTTTTTGACGCAGCAAAAGCCGCGATCACGTCACGTTCCCTTCCCTCCTCTTTTCTCCAAAGCGGCAAAGGTACCAAACCCTCCCTCCGCCACCATTCCCATCCCCATCG TAAAAGATATCAAATTATCAATGGGGTTCTATGATAAGCATAACAATGCTGCTGGAAAGCTACCGGATTATGGAGCGATCTTTTTGTCAAATAGTACAACGAAGAGGGAATGTTTTAAGAAGGGACTTTTCGGTCTCCCTTCGTCTGCAATCCACTTTGTAGAGCAGATTAAGGCTGGCATGATTCTGTTTCTGTTTGAATATGAGAAGAGACAACTTCATGGGGTGTTCAAGGCTGCCAGTGATGGTGGTATGAATATCGTGCCTAATGCCTTTAGTTCGTTGAGGACTCAATTCCCTGCTCAG GTTAAGTTCATTCCAATATGGCATTGTAAGCCACTCTCACAAAGTGTATTCAAGTATGCAATCATAGAAAACTACTTTTCAGCCAACAAGTTCAACTTTGGGCTTTCTGAAAAGCAG GTCCATGAACTCCTACATCTGTTCAGTATGAGAAGGCTAGAACCAGAGATTCCTGAGAGATTATCATCTCGAATGAAATACTTGAAATCAGAGTCATACCCAATGGGCAAATCTGGAAGATCTGTTGATTGTGGAATGCATATAGAGTGTGTGAAAGATGATGGGCAAGGTGTGGGTGCTAGCATGTCACCAGTCATGCAACATAAATTCCAAGGAGATTCTATACAATACTATGGAGAAGCTGAATTTAGATTTAATGCAAGTGGCAGTGCAGCAAATAAGCAAGGAAGACCTGGTGAATTCTCAGTGGACACCTCAAGTGGATACATTGGCAACTATACGACATCACACGATGATTTTGGGTATGCTTCGCATGAGAAAGAACATTATATGGATATGCATTGTGGGCCAACACTCTCATCTGGATACTCTAGAAGTCTGTCTGATAAAATTAGAGTTAATGGTGATGGTGTATCAACGACTAGTAGGTTAAGTGAAGAATTGAGACAGACAGGTCAGAGAATGTCGTTTTCAGATGATAATCCTGGTTTACATCATTCCAGTGCCAATTCAACAGACTTTTATGGCAAGCCTGAGTTAGAGCATAATTCTTTGATTCAAAATCAGCTGAGACCTACATCTGGTACAGTTCAGCCAATCCACCAACCATTCTACAATTCTCGTGCAACACGTGGAGGTACGGTTTCTAAGAGCACCTTTCTGTACGATCCAGATTACACTCCAAGACCATCCCATTTAGAGCATAATTCTTTGGCTCAAAATCAATTTAGGCCAACTTCTGATAAGATTCAACCTGTTGATTCATGTGCAACACATGGAGATGTGGGTTCTAAGAGGACCTTTCTGTATGATCCAGAATATCctgatttaaattttagtcaGTCTTTATCTGTGAGATTTAACAATGGTCCGAACTCAATACTAGAGAGTGCTCTTCCAAGCAACTGTGGAATGAATTCCTTGAGTAATCAAACACGTCTCATGCCTACAGAATTGAATGATATGAATAGATGCCACGATGTTGGCTATGACTTTCTAAATCATGGTCTGTATGGTAGAGACAGGGACTGCTTGCCTTTCAATGTTGCTAGGAAAGCTGACCAGATTGCAGCAGAATCTGTTGTATATGAGGGTCACAATGATATTCCTTCCTTAAACTCGTCATCATCCCTTGTTCCTCCTTCAGATATTGGAAGTGACAGAGTAAATGAGATCTTTTCTTTGTTCCAAAATCGCAAATCATATTTGGGCGATGATGTCCATCCCATGTCATCTAGAGGAAATCTGGATCATGAGATGACACTGGAGAAGAATAATGAGTCATTTATTCCTGATGTTCCTTGGGCTAGTGAGGGTTATTTCCATGTCCAATATGATGATTCATTAGTTAATGAATATGATACTGAATGTTATGGTGATTGTCAAAATAGAAGTTTTGGttatccaaagaaaaaaaatagtgtgTTTTCTCGCTTAACTTTCATGCAGGATgttaacaaaatagaaaaaaggaacaaagcatcatATGAGGGATATGGCATGGACACCTCAGTTGATCAAGTGATGGAAATGGTTCATCAGAGCCATCATCAATGGATGCTGAAAAGAAAGGCAACACCATTAGTTAAACGCAACATAGCTGAAAGTTTAAAGGATAAAACTCCATTCAGTAGCTCCAGGGTCAAGAGTGATTGCAGTTCAAAGGATAAAACCCCAGTAATTAGCTCGAGGATGAAGAGAGATTGTAGTTTGAAGGATAAAACTCAAATTAGCCCAAACATCAAGAAGGATTGCTCTGAACGTTCGACAAATGACGTAAGTATGGATTTGACTGCTGCTGCAAGTGGGGGCAATACCAATAAAACACCTGTTGTGGATTTCAAGCGCCGTAGCAAAGTTAGAAAATTTAATGATGAGAGTGAGATCAAAAGTTCCAATGAGAGCACCAATGCTGAGAATGTGGTGCTTGAGCTGCCAAAGAGAAGGAAGTTGATACGACCtaatttcaacaagaattccACTCCTGATAACAGGGGCATTCATCTTAGAATGCCTCAAAATGTACAAGCACCATTTTCACATCAaagttctaatttaaataatgtGTGTCAAAATGGCTGTGATTTGGTCAAGATGGAGGACAACCTTAAAACCGATGCTGAAGGCCAAAAGTGCATTGGTTCTGTAGATGCTAGTACTCATGCCAAGGGATTTGTGTGTGGTGAAGGAGTAAGAGCAAGTGATCGGACTGCTGCAGGTAGTGTTCAATCAGAGTGTCTGGAGAACACTCAAAACCTGACCGCTTCTTCAGCTTCTTGCAAAGACCAGAGTTGCCACATCCAGAAAGACTTACCTACAATGGATAGTATTGAGTCATATTCTGAATGGCAAAAATACATTGGTCAACCACATTCTGAAGATAAGAGTAGTCATGACAAGGGATTGGTGTGCGGTGAAGGACTGAGAGCAAGAGATGGGACTGCTGCAGGTGGAGATGGATCAGAGTGTCTGGAGAGCATAAAAAACCTGAAGGCTTCTTTGGCTTCCTGCAAAGACCAGAGTTGCCACATCCAGAAAGGCTTACCTACGATGGATAGTATTGAATCAGTATTTCCGCAAATGGAATCATTGCATTCAATTTCTCAAGACCATCATGCAGATATGGTCATATTATCTGCTGATAGACGTGTGAATGCTGAAGAAGTAATATCACAAGATGGAAGCTCCTCATATACTTTTGAAATAAAGGATGTCTCCGACTGTTTCCAGAAGTCTGATGATAAAAATGCTCCACATGAAAGTTCCTATGATATCAATGACAGCTTGCATCCAATTTGTCAAGAACATCATGTAGGTGTGGTTGTATCTGCTGACGGTACTAACATGGAAAAAGAAATTTCAAAAGATGGTGGCTCCTCCTTTACTATTGAAGACAAAAACAGATCAGAATTCATACAGAACTCTGATCATGAAAAATCTCCAACTGAGACCTCTTCTCATGTCATTGAAGCCTATGAAGTGATGGACAGTGTAAAATCAGTATCTTCAAACGGAGAAGCACAGGATCCAATGTGTCTAGATCATCATGTAGACAAGATGAAATGTGCTGGTAGAGGTATTAATACTGACAAAGAAATTCCGAAAGATGGTGACCCCTCCCTTGTTATTGAAGCTAAGGATGGATCTGGCTCTTTCCTGCACACTGGCAATGAAAACGGTCCAATTGCAGCTACTTTTCATAGCAAGGAGAGCTTGTGTATGACTGAGAGTGTCCATTCAGTGTCCCTCGATGCCGTCCATTCAACTTGTTAA
- the LOC107484109 gene encoding uncharacterized protein LOC107484109, protein MEADNCFQAMERALQAQHVSHNQYIEFATYQLWEEVQHWWQAECHLIQLQNADVPWDVFQTAFYKKYFPESAREAKEMELMQLKQGSLSVADYTSKFEELCRFSSACQGAPETYESWKCITYQRGLKDDIMTAVAPWRFVFSLIW, encoded by the coding sequence ATGGAAGCGGATAACTGTTTCCAAGCTATGGAACGCGCACTACAAGCGCAGCATGTCTCGCATAACCAATATATAGAGTTTGCTACCTACCAACTTTGGGAAGAGGTCCAGCATTGGTGGCAGGCAGAATGCCACTTGATACAGCTCCAGAATGCAGATGTTCCTTGGGATGTGTTCCAAACGGCCTTCTACAAGAAGTATTTTCCTGAGTCTGCAAGGGAAGCAAAGGAGATGGAACTTatgcagctgaagcaaggttCCTTGTCTGTGGCAGATTATACGAGCAAGTTTGAGGAACTTTGTAGGTTCTCTAGCGCATGTCAGGGTGCCCCAGAAACCTATGAGAGCTGGAAGTGTATCACGTATCAAAGGGGTTTGAAGGACGACATTATGACTGCTGTGGCTCCATGGAGATTCGTATTTTCTCTGATTTGGTGA
- the LOC107484116 gene encoding uncharacterized protein LOC107484116 isoform X2: protein MIFMSSPFSHFSFLTQQKPRSRHVPFPPLFSKAAKVPNPPSATIPIPIVKDIKLSMGFYDKHNNAAGKLPDYGAIFLSNSTTKRECFKKGLFGLPSSAIHFVEQIKAGMILFLFEYEKRQLHGVFKAASDGGMNIVPNAFSSLRTQFPAQVHELLHLFSMRRLEPEIPERLSSRMKYLKSESYPMGKSGRSVDCGMHIECVKDDGQGVGASMSPVMQHKFQGDSIQYYGEAEFRFNASGSAANKQGRPGEFSVDTSSGYIGNYTTSHDDFGYASHEKEHYMDMHCGPTLSSGYSRSLSDKIRVNGDGVSTTSRLSEELRQTGQRMSFSDDNPGLHHSSANSTDFYGKPELEHNSLIQNQLRPTSGTVQPIHQPFYNSRATRGGTVSKSTFLYDPDYTPRPSHLEHNSLAQNQFRPTSDKIQPVDSCATHGDVGSKRTFLYDPEYPDLNFSQSLSVRFNNGPNSILESALPSNCGMNSLSNQTRLMPTELNDMNRCHDVGYDFLNHGLYGRDRDCLPFNVARKADQIAAESVVYEGHNDIPSLNSSSSLVPPSDIGSDRVNEIFSLFQNRKSYLGDDVHPMSSRGNLDHEMTLEKNNESFIPDVPWASEGYFHVQYDDSLVNEYDTECYGDCQNRSFGYPKKKNSVFSRLTFMQDVNKIEKRNKASYEGYGMDTSVDQVMEMVHQSHHQWMLKRKATPLVKRNIAESLKDKTPFSSSRVKSDCSSKDKTPVISSRMKRDCSLKDKTQISPNIKKDCSERSTNDVSMDLTAAASGGNTNKTPVVDFKRRSKVRKFNDESEIKSSNESTNAENVVLELPKRRKLIRPNFNKNSTPDNRGIHLRMPQNVQAPFSHQSSNLNNVCQNGCDLVKMEDNLKTDAEGQKCIGSVDASTHAKGFVCGEGVRASDRTAAGSVQSECLENTQNLTASSASCKDQSCHIQKDLPTMDSIESYSEWQKYIGQPHSEDKSSHDKGLVCGEGLRARDGTAAGGDGSECLESIKNLKASLASCKDQSCHIQKGLPTMDSIESVFPQMESLHSISQDHHADMVILSADRRVNAEEVISQDGSSSYTFEIKDVSDCFQKSDDKNAPHESSYDINDSLHPICQEHHVGVVVSADGTNMEKEISKDGGSSFTIEDKNRSEFIQNSDHEKSPTETSSHVIEAYEVMDSVKSVSSNGEAQDPMCLDHHVDKMKCAGRGINTDKEIPKDGDPSLVIEAKDGSGSFLHTGNENGPIAATFHSKESLCMTESVHSVSLDAVHSTC, encoded by the exons ATGATCTTTATGAGTTCACCGTTCAGCCATTTTAGTTTTTTGACGCAGCAAAAGCCGCGATCACGTCACGTTCCCTTCCCTCCTCTTTTCTCCAAAGCGGCAAAGGTACCAAACCCTCCCTCCGCCACCATTCCCATCCCCATCG TAAAAGATATCAAATTATCAATGGGGTTCTATGATAAGCATAACAATGCTGCTGGAAAGCTACCGGATTATGGAGCGATCTTTTTGTCAAATAGTACAACGAAGAGGGAATGTTTTAAGAAGGGACTTTTCGGTCTCCCTTCGTCTGCAATCCACTTTGTAGAGCAGATTAAGGCTGGCATGATTCTGTTTCTGTTTGAATATGAGAAGAGACAACTTCATGGGGTGTTCAAGGCTGCCAGTGATGGTGGTATGAATATCGTGCCTAATGCCTTTAGTTCGTTGAGGACTCAATTCCCTGCTCAG GTCCATGAACTCCTACATCTGTTCAGTATGAGAAGGCTAGAACCAGAGATTCCTGAGAGATTATCATCTCGAATGAAATACTTGAAATCAGAGTCATACCCAATGGGCAAATCTGGAAGATCTGTTGATTGTGGAATGCATATAGAGTGTGTGAAAGATGATGGGCAAGGTGTGGGTGCTAGCATGTCACCAGTCATGCAACATAAATTCCAAGGAGATTCTATACAATACTATGGAGAAGCTGAATTTAGATTTAATGCAAGTGGCAGTGCAGCAAATAAGCAAGGAAGACCTGGTGAATTCTCAGTGGACACCTCAAGTGGATACATTGGCAACTATACGACATCACACGATGATTTTGGGTATGCTTCGCATGAGAAAGAACATTATATGGATATGCATTGTGGGCCAACACTCTCATCTGGATACTCTAGAAGTCTGTCTGATAAAATTAGAGTTAATGGTGATGGTGTATCAACGACTAGTAGGTTAAGTGAAGAATTGAGACAGACAGGTCAGAGAATGTCGTTTTCAGATGATAATCCTGGTTTACATCATTCCAGTGCCAATTCAACAGACTTTTATGGCAAGCCTGAGTTAGAGCATAATTCTTTGATTCAAAATCAGCTGAGACCTACATCTGGTACAGTTCAGCCAATCCACCAACCATTCTACAATTCTCGTGCAACACGTGGAGGTACGGTTTCTAAGAGCACCTTTCTGTACGATCCAGATTACACTCCAAGACCATCCCATTTAGAGCATAATTCTTTGGCTCAAAATCAATTTAGGCCAACTTCTGATAAGATTCAACCTGTTGATTCATGTGCAACACATGGAGATGTGGGTTCTAAGAGGACCTTTCTGTATGATCCAGAATATCctgatttaaattttagtcaGTCTTTATCTGTGAGATTTAACAATGGTCCGAACTCAATACTAGAGAGTGCTCTTCCAAGCAACTGTGGAATGAATTCCTTGAGTAATCAAACACGTCTCATGCCTACAGAATTGAATGATATGAATAGATGCCACGATGTTGGCTATGACTTTCTAAATCATGGTCTGTATGGTAGAGACAGGGACTGCTTGCCTTTCAATGTTGCTAGGAAAGCTGACCAGATTGCAGCAGAATCTGTTGTATATGAGGGTCACAATGATATTCCTTCCTTAAACTCGTCATCATCCCTTGTTCCTCCTTCAGATATTGGAAGTGACAGAGTAAATGAGATCTTTTCTTTGTTCCAAAATCGCAAATCATATTTGGGCGATGATGTCCATCCCATGTCATCTAGAGGAAATCTGGATCATGAGATGACACTGGAGAAGAATAATGAGTCATTTATTCCTGATGTTCCTTGGGCTAGTGAGGGTTATTTCCATGTCCAATATGATGATTCATTAGTTAATGAATATGATACTGAATGTTATGGTGATTGTCAAAATAGAAGTTTTGGttatccaaagaaaaaaaatagtgtgTTTTCTCGCTTAACTTTCATGCAGGATgttaacaaaatagaaaaaaggaacaaagcatcatATGAGGGATATGGCATGGACACCTCAGTTGATCAAGTGATGGAAATGGTTCATCAGAGCCATCATCAATGGATGCTGAAAAGAAAGGCAACACCATTAGTTAAACGCAACATAGCTGAAAGTTTAAAGGATAAAACTCCATTCAGTAGCTCCAGGGTCAAGAGTGATTGCAGTTCAAAGGATAAAACCCCAGTAATTAGCTCGAGGATGAAGAGAGATTGTAGTTTGAAGGATAAAACTCAAATTAGCCCAAACATCAAGAAGGATTGCTCTGAACGTTCGACAAATGACGTAAGTATGGATTTGACTGCTGCTGCAAGTGGGGGCAATACCAATAAAACACCTGTTGTGGATTTCAAGCGCCGTAGCAAAGTTAGAAAATTTAATGATGAGAGTGAGATCAAAAGTTCCAATGAGAGCACCAATGCTGAGAATGTGGTGCTTGAGCTGCCAAAGAGAAGGAAGTTGATACGACCtaatttcaacaagaattccACTCCTGATAACAGGGGCATTCATCTTAGAATGCCTCAAAATGTACAAGCACCATTTTCACATCAaagttctaatttaaataatgtGTGTCAAAATGGCTGTGATTTGGTCAAGATGGAGGACAACCTTAAAACCGATGCTGAAGGCCAAAAGTGCATTGGTTCTGTAGATGCTAGTACTCATGCCAAGGGATTTGTGTGTGGTGAAGGAGTAAGAGCAAGTGATCGGACTGCTGCAGGTAGTGTTCAATCAGAGTGTCTGGAGAACACTCAAAACCTGACCGCTTCTTCAGCTTCTTGCAAAGACCAGAGTTGCCACATCCAGAAAGACTTACCTACAATGGATAGTATTGAGTCATATTCTGAATGGCAAAAATACATTGGTCAACCACATTCTGAAGATAAGAGTAGTCATGACAAGGGATTGGTGTGCGGTGAAGGACTGAGAGCAAGAGATGGGACTGCTGCAGGTGGAGATGGATCAGAGTGTCTGGAGAGCATAAAAAACCTGAAGGCTTCTTTGGCTTCCTGCAAAGACCAGAGTTGCCACATCCAGAAAGGCTTACCTACGATGGATAGTATTGAATCAGTATTTCCGCAAATGGAATCATTGCATTCAATTTCTCAAGACCATCATGCAGATATGGTCATATTATCTGCTGATAGACGTGTGAATGCTGAAGAAGTAATATCACAAGATGGAAGCTCCTCATATACTTTTGAAATAAAGGATGTCTCCGACTGTTTCCAGAAGTCTGATGATAAAAATGCTCCACATGAAAGTTCCTATGATATCAATGACAGCTTGCATCCAATTTGTCAAGAACATCATGTAGGTGTGGTTGTATCTGCTGACGGTACTAACATGGAAAAAGAAATTTCAAAAGATGGTGGCTCCTCCTTTACTATTGAAGACAAAAACAGATCAGAATTCATACAGAACTCTGATCATGAAAAATCTCCAACTGAGACCTCTTCTCATGTCATTGAAGCCTATGAAGTGATGGACAGTGTAAAATCAGTATCTTCAAACGGAGAAGCACAGGATCCAATGTGTCTAGATCATCATGTAGACAAGATGAAATGTGCTGGTAGAGGTATTAATACTGACAAAGAAATTCCGAAAGATGGTGACCCCTCCCTTGTTATTGAAGCTAAGGATGGATCTGGCTCTTTCCTGCACACTGGCAATGAAAACGGTCCAATTGCAGCTACTTTTCATAGCAAGGAGAGCTTGTGTATGACTGAGAGTGTCCATTCAGTGTCCCTCGATGCCGTCCATTCAACTTGTTAA